The following are encoded in a window of Nostoc sp. UHCC 0302 genomic DNA:
- a CDS encoding SDR family NAD(P)-dependent oxidoreductase: MTAKATYQFAGKTILITGGAGDIGKATAHRFAANGAGVALLDLNEAKMADVAGELKSYNVPVSTFRCDVTASDDVAKTFTSAVEKFGRIDYVFNNAGYQGVFAKTDEYPDDDFQKVINVNVIGVFHVLKAAAQHLRDVGGGAIVNMASYAGVVGPPNMLAYAASKFAVIGMTQTAAKDLAPYSIRVNALSPALIGPGFMWTRQTELQAAGGSQYFDVNPKVVEQQMINSVPMRRLGSLEEVANGVAFLMSEETSYITGFNLEVTGGL; the protein is encoded by the coding sequence GTGACAGCAAAAGCAACCTACCAGTTTGCAGGTAAGACCATCCTGATTACGGGCGGTGCGGGAGATATTGGCAAAGCAACTGCACACCGCTTTGCTGCTAATGGGGCAGGTGTAGCCTTGCTGGATTTAAATGAAGCGAAGATGGCAGATGTGGCTGGGGAACTAAAAAGTTATAACGTTCCAGTCAGCACGTTTCGTTGTGATGTTACAGCTAGTGACGATGTTGCCAAAACCTTTACTAGTGCTGTTGAAAAGTTTGGGCGTATAGATTACGTATTTAATAACGCGGGCTATCAAGGAGTGTTTGCTAAAACTGACGAATATCCTGATGATGACTTTCAGAAGGTGATAAATGTCAACGTTATTGGCGTTTTCCATGTTCTCAAGGCAGCTGCACAGCACCTACGTGATGTCGGTGGAGGCGCGATCGTCAACATGGCAAGTTATGCAGGGGTGGTTGGGCCACCAAATATGCTGGCATACGCTGCTTCCAAGTTTGCGGTGATTGGAATGACTCAAACAGCAGCGAAAGATTTGGCTCCTTACAGCATTCGGGTGAATGCACTCTCTCCGGCATTGATCGGCCCTGGTTTTATGTGGACGCGGCAAACAGAATTGCAAGCAGCAGGAGGGTCACAGTACTTTGATGTCAATCCCAAGGTAGTGGAGCAACAGATGATTAATTCAGTGCCAATGCGGCGTTTAGGAAGCTTGGAGGAGGTGGCGAATGGGGTAGCGTTTCTGATGAGCGAAGAGACAAGCTATATCACTGGATTTAACTTGGAGGTAACTGGAGGACTTTAA